From a region of the Streptomyces sp. B21-083 genome:
- a CDS encoding FadR/GntR family transcriptional regulator encodes MTMDPVRRQALSDQVITRLRRQITSGAWPVGSRIPTETELVEQLGVARNTVREAVRALAHTGLLEIRHGSGSYVQATSELAGMMRTRFEKARREDVTDVRSALEIRAARLACARRTPDDLERLELLLQQRQGAWSAGDRVGFANADVAFHLAVVTASHNTVLAELHADLGEVIRDSLLDHFGDTLRPEQFQDHARLVEAIRARDSDRAAYESGSYMDCAPAEKYE; translated from the coding sequence ATGACTATGGATCCCGTTCGCCGCCAAGCGCTTTCCGACCAGGTGATCACCCGGTTGCGGCGGCAGATCACCTCCGGCGCCTGGCCCGTGGGCTCGCGCATCCCGACCGAGACGGAGTTGGTCGAACAGCTCGGCGTGGCCCGGAACACGGTGCGTGAGGCGGTCCGGGCCCTGGCGCACACCGGCCTGCTGGAGATCCGCCACGGCTCAGGGTCGTATGTGCAGGCGACCAGCGAACTCGCCGGCATGATGCGGACCCGCTTCGAGAAGGCCCGGCGGGAGGACGTCACCGACGTCCGCAGCGCCCTGGAGATCCGAGCGGCGCGGCTGGCCTGCGCCCGCAGGACCCCGGACGACCTGGAGCGGCTCGAACTCCTGCTGCAGCAACGGCAGGGGGCCTGGTCGGCCGGGGACCGGGTCGGTTTCGCGAACGCCGACGTGGCCTTCCATCTGGCCGTCGTCACGGCGTCGCACAACACCGTGCTGGCCGAGTTGCACGCGGACCTGGGCGAGGTGATCCGGGACTCGCTCCTCGACCACTTCGGCGACACCCTGCGCCCCGAGCAGTTCCAGGACCATGCCCGCCTCGTGGAGGCGATCCGCGCACGCGACAGCGACCGGGCGGCGTACGAGTCCGGCTCCTACATGGACTGCGCTCCCGCCGAGAAGTACGAGTGA
- the upp gene encoding uracil phosphoribosyltransferase produces the protein MTTVTATIPTSVTAPTLQTYLDRNVHLLPQTDQLRALHTAVRDRDASREDFVFYTGRIIRMLTEAALNLLPFEPYDVTTPVGSTYPGLRFAGGLCGIPIIRAGESMEAELRAVVPGVRIGKILIQRDPTTKQPHLYYTKLPEDIADRHVLLLDPMLATGGTAIAAIEVLRGLGVPEEHIVFVNFITVAEGITAVCERYPGVRIVTSAIEEGLSEHAYMLPGIGDFGDRYFGTDR, from the coding sequence ATGACCACCGTGACAGCGACCATACCGACCTCCGTCACCGCGCCCACCCTTCAGACGTACCTGGACCGCAACGTCCACCTGCTCCCCCAGACCGACCAACTGCGCGCCCTGCACACGGCCGTCCGCGACCGCGACGCCTCCCGCGAGGACTTCGTCTTCTACACCGGCCGCATCATCCGCATGCTGACCGAGGCAGCCCTTAACCTCCTGCCCTTCGAGCCGTACGACGTCACCACCCCCGTGGGCAGCACCTACCCGGGCCTGCGCTTCGCGGGCGGACTGTGCGGGATCCCGATCATCCGCGCCGGCGAGAGCATGGAGGCCGAATTACGTGCGGTGGTCCCCGGGGTCAGGATCGGAAAGATCCTCATCCAGCGGGACCCGACGACCAAACAACCGCACCTGTACTACACGAAGCTGCCCGAGGACATCGCCGACCGTCACGTCCTCCTGCTCGACCCGATGCTGGCGACCGGCGGCACGGCGATCGCCGCCATCGAGGTCCTGCGCGGACTCGGCGTACCGGAGGAGCACATCGTCTTCGTCAACTTCATCACCGTGGCGGAGGGAATCACCGCCGTGTGCGAGCGCTACCCCGGCGTACGGATCGTCACGTCCGCCATCGAGGAGGGCCTGAGCGAGCACGCGTACATGCTGCCCGGCATAGGCGACTTCGGAGACCGCTACTTCGGCACGGACCGATAG
- a CDS encoding amino acid adenylation domain-containing protein, giving the protein MPGTRLAATCLTDLLAEQARLSPDRIAVVHENESLTFAQLMSRSQELGAFLRRAGVAPDSRVGVFMEPSLDLMTTVWGILWAGGSYVPLSPEYPGERIAYMMADAGVEIVLTQELLRPALQELSPEGVRTVTLAEVFQSPEVNGKGGSEKQSSRSSRISWNGEKPRPEDLAYVIYTSGSTGKPKGVMVEHRSIVNQMRWLHTEGAIDAGEIILQKTPMSFDAAQWEILAPACGSTVVMGAPGVYRDPEAIIATIRRHGVTTLQCVPTLLQALLDTEDLSACRSLRHIFSGGEALSRSLAAQCLDTMPTARLVNLYGPTECTINASAFVVDRAAVDDGPRTMPVGTPVSGTTFHILDPQGKPVAIGEIGELHVGGVQVARGYLGRPDLTADRFVDDPFSTAPGARLYRTGDLAHFNADSTVQFVGRADNQVKLRGYRVELDEIRQTIETHDWVRGAAVLLHDNDATGFQNLVAFVELNPKEAAVMDQGNHGSHHQSKRSRLQVRAQLAHTGCRDAGELDGRPVVELPGAEATPEQRARAFARKTYRFYEGGTVGRDDILRLLAPRTRPQPPARGLADLTRAELGTLLRNFGRHVSDQRLLPKYAYASPGSLYATQLYLELDGVGGIPAGLYYYHPLHHHLVLVGPALPDTETHQTPQSPRTPHARVHFLGKHRAIEPVYRNNIREVLEIEAGHMVGLFEEILPAHGLGIAATEYRPAVKDRLDCADEDHYLGTFELLPSTSAAADAAESTAGYDIYVQAHSGRVEGLPAGQYRYTAGSLVRISDDLVARKHVIAINQRVHERAGFGISLVATSPDSWRQYLDLGRKLQRLQMNDLGLGFMSSGYSSKSGNDLPSAKQLSRILTDCGLPTGPSYFFVGGRVSEEQLRGEDMKEDSVHMQGPAELIKEDLAGLLPRYMLPNRIVILDRLPLTANGKIDNKALEASQQTELALSGRAFVAPRTRSERRVRDVWQTVLKREQVSVVDDFFELGGNSLLAVALVGRLKADFGQPMPLQVLFEAPTVEKLAARLDAETSAPLTRLVPLQPEGTGTPLHCWPGLGGYPMNLRPLATALGTDRPVHGVQAYGINSGEVPYATVREMATADVEAIREIQPHGPYLLCGYSFGARVAFEAAYQLEQAGERVEHLFLVAPGQPRLRPQDAQGAGHRADFGDRAFLAILFSVFAGTVGGPALDEAQRTVRDEDGFVAFVTARFPGLSEDLVRAVTGVVRQTYSFTYEFDELIGRRLDAPMTLVKATDDNYSFIERSERRGGFSTRPPAVHQLRAGHYELLREPYAAELAALLNARIDATTALTTAVTTGIKTAITTATATTSTRPGRPAHAVLQEVGVPHINIKHFPVPITDEQERELVTAVTAAVRNAFGCKEDVVSIALEPVTQDVWNERVYVPEIVDRQDLLRKTPNY; this is encoded by the coding sequence ATGCCCGGTACTCGTCTCGCCGCCACCTGCCTGACCGACCTCCTCGCCGAACAGGCACGCCTCTCACCGGACCGGATCGCCGTCGTCCATGAGAACGAGAGCCTGACATTCGCGCAGCTCATGAGCCGTAGCCAGGAACTGGGCGCCTTCCTGAGGCGAGCGGGTGTCGCCCCGGACAGCCGCGTCGGCGTGTTCATGGAACCATCGCTCGACCTGATGACGACGGTCTGGGGAATCCTGTGGGCCGGCGGCTCCTACGTACCGCTTTCCCCGGAATACCCCGGCGAGCGCATCGCGTACATGATGGCGGACGCCGGAGTGGAAATAGTTCTCACCCAGGAGTTACTCCGGCCCGCCCTCCAGGAACTTTCACCCGAGGGAGTCCGGACCGTCACCCTCGCCGAAGTGTTCCAGTCGCCGGAAGTGAACGGAAAAGGCGGCAGCGAAAAGCAGAGCAGCAGAAGTAGCCGGATCAGCTGGAACGGGGAAAAGCCCCGGCCTGAGGATCTCGCCTACGTCATCTACACCTCCGGCAGTACCGGAAAGCCGAAGGGCGTGATGGTCGAGCACCGGAGCATCGTCAACCAGATGCGCTGGCTGCACACCGAGGGCGCGATCGACGCCGGCGAGATCATCCTCCAGAAGACCCCCATGAGCTTCGACGCGGCGCAGTGGGAGATCCTCGCCCCCGCCTGCGGAAGCACGGTGGTGATGGGAGCCCCCGGCGTCTACCGCGACCCCGAGGCGATCATCGCCACCATCAGGCGGCACGGCGTGACCACCCTGCAGTGCGTCCCCACCCTCCTCCAGGCGCTCCTCGACACCGAGGACCTCTCCGCCTGCCGCTCCCTGCGCCACATATTCAGCGGCGGCGAGGCGCTCTCCCGAAGTCTCGCCGCCCAGTGCCTCGACACCATGCCGACAGCCCGGCTGGTCAACCTGTACGGCCCCACCGAGTGCACCATCAACGCCTCGGCCTTCGTCGTGGACCGTGCGGCGGTGGACGACGGACCGCGCACCATGCCGGTGGGTACGCCCGTGAGCGGCACCACCTTCCACATCCTGGACCCGCAGGGGAAGCCGGTCGCGATCGGCGAGATCGGCGAACTGCACGTCGGCGGGGTCCAGGTGGCCCGCGGCTACCTCGGCCGCCCCGACCTCACGGCCGACCGGTTCGTGGACGACCCCTTCTCCACCGCCCCCGGAGCCCGGCTCTACCGCACCGGCGACCTGGCCCACTTCAACGCCGACAGCACGGTCCAGTTCGTCGGCCGCGCCGACAACCAGGTCAAGCTGCGCGGCTACCGGGTCGAACTCGACGAGATCCGCCAGACGATCGAGACCCACGACTGGGTCCGCGGCGCGGCCGTCCTGCTCCACGACAACGATGCCACCGGGTTCCAGAACCTGGTGGCCTTCGTCGAGCTCAACCCCAAGGAAGCCGCCGTGATGGACCAGGGCAACCACGGCTCCCACCACCAGTCCAAGCGCAGCAGGCTCCAGGTCAGGGCCCAACTGGCGCACACCGGCTGCCGTGACGCCGGCGAACTCGACGGCCGGCCCGTGGTCGAACTCCCCGGCGCCGAGGCCACCCCCGAGCAGCGCGCCCGCGCCTTCGCCCGCAAGACCTACCGTTTCTACGAGGGCGGAACGGTCGGCCGGGACGACATCCTGCGACTCCTGGCACCCCGCACCCGGCCGCAGCCCCCCGCGCGCGGCCTCGCCGACCTGACCCGGGCCGAACTCGGCACGCTCCTGCGGAACTTCGGCCGCCACGTCAGTGACCAGCGGCTGCTGCCCAAGTACGCCTACGCCTCACCCGGCTCCCTCTACGCCACGCAGCTGTACCTCGAACTCGACGGCGTGGGCGGGATCCCCGCAGGCCTGTACTACTACCACCCGCTCCACCACCACCTGGTGCTCGTCGGCCCGGCCCTCCCGGACACGGAGACACACCAGACGCCCCAGAGTCCCCGGACTCCGCACGCGAGGGTTCACTTTCTCGGCAAACACCGGGCGATCGAACCGGTCTACCGCAACAACATCCGCGAGGTCCTGGAGATCGAGGCCGGGCACATGGTCGGCCTGTTCGAGGAGATCCTGCCTGCCCACGGCCTCGGCATCGCGGCCACGGAGTACCGGCCCGCCGTCAAAGACCGCCTCGACTGCGCCGACGAGGACCACTACCTGGGCACGTTCGAACTCCTGCCCAGCACCTCTGCGGCCGCCGACGCCGCCGAGAGCACGGCCGGCTACGACATCTACGTCCAGGCCCACTCCGGCCGGGTCGAGGGTCTCCCGGCCGGCCAGTACCGGTACACCGCCGGCAGCCTCGTACGCATCTCCGACGACCTGGTGGCCAGGAAGCACGTCATCGCCATCAACCAGCGGGTCCACGAGCGGGCCGGTTTCGGCATCAGCCTCGTCGCCACGAGCCCCGACTCCTGGCGGCAGTACCTCGACCTGGGCCGCAAACTCCAGCGCCTCCAGATGAACGACCTGGGCCTCGGCTTCATGTCCTCGGGCTACAGCTCCAAGTCCGGCAACGATCTGCCCTCGGCCAAGCAGCTGAGCAGGATCCTCACCGACTGCGGACTGCCCACCGGACCGTCGTACTTCTTCGTGGGCGGGCGAGTCAGCGAGGAGCAGCTGCGCGGCGAGGACATGAAGGAGGACTCGGTCCACATGCAGGGGCCGGCCGAGCTGATCAAGGAAGACCTGGCCGGACTGCTGCCCCGCTACATGCTGCCCAACCGGATCGTCATCCTGGACCGGCTGCCGCTCACCGCCAACGGGAAGATCGACAACAAGGCGCTCGAAGCGTCCCAGCAGACCGAACTGGCCCTGTCCGGCCGAGCGTTCGTCGCCCCCCGCACGCGCTCGGAGCGCCGGGTCCGCGATGTGTGGCAGACGGTGCTCAAGCGCGAACAGGTCTCCGTCGTCGACGACTTCTTCGAACTCGGCGGCAACTCCCTGCTGGCCGTGGCCCTCGTCGGCCGGCTGAAGGCGGACTTCGGCCAACCGATGCCGCTCCAGGTGCTGTTCGAGGCCCCGACCGTCGAGAAGCTCGCCGCCCGCCTCGACGCCGAGACGTCCGCGCCGCTGACCCGGCTGGTGCCGCTCCAGCCCGAGGGCACCGGCACCCCCCTGCACTGCTGGCCCGGCCTCGGCGGCTACCCCATGAACCTGCGCCCGCTGGCCACCGCCCTGGGCACCGACCGGCCCGTCCACGGGGTGCAGGCGTACGGCATCAACAGCGGCGAGGTCCCGTACGCCACCGTTCGCGAGATGGCGACCGCGGACGTCGAGGCGATCCGTGAGATCCAGCCGCACGGCCCCTACCTCCTGTGCGGCTACTCGTTCGGCGCCCGGGTCGCCTTCGAGGCGGCGTACCAGCTGGAGCAGGCGGGCGAGCGGGTGGAGCATCTGTTCCTCGTCGCCCCCGGCCAGCCCCGGCTGCGCCCCCAGGACGCCCAAGGCGCGGGCCACCGCGCGGACTTCGGCGACCGTGCCTTCCTCGCCATTCTCTTCTCGGTCTTCGCCGGCACGGTCGGCGGCCCGGCACTGGACGAGGCCCAGCGGACCGTCCGGGACGAGGACGGCTTCGTCGCCTTCGTCACCGCCCGCTTCCCCGGCCTCAGCGAGGACCTCGTACGGGCGGTCACGGGCGTCGTCCGGCAGACCTACTCCTTCACCTACGAGTTCGACGAGCTGATCGGCCGGCGCCTCGACGCCCCGATGACGCTCGTCAAGGCGACCGACGACAACTACTCCTTCATCGAGCGCAGCGAGCGCCGGGGCGGGTTCTCCACCCGCCCGCCCGCCGTCCACCAGTTGCGGGCCGGCCACTACGAACTGCTGCGCGAGCCGTACGCCGCCGAACTCGCCGCGCTCCTCAACGCCCGGATCGACGCGACGACCGCCCTCACCACCGCCGTCACCACCGGCATCAAAACCGCCATCACCACCGCTACCGCCACCACGTCCACGCGTCCGGGCCGGCCGGCCCACGCCGTTCTCCAGGAGGTCGGAGTGCCCCACATCAACATCAAGCACTTCCCGGTGCCCATCACCGACGAGCAGGAACGGGAACTGGTCACCGCGGTCACCGCGGCAGTGCGCAACGCCTTCGGCTGCAAGGAGGATGTCGTCTCCATCGCACTCGAACCCGTCACCCAGGACGTGTGGAACGAGCGGGTCTACGTGCCCGAGATCGTCGACCGGCAGGACCTGCTGCGCAAGACGCCCAACTACTGA
- a CDS encoding HAD-IA family hydrolase yields MTRVAMFDLDGTLVDSPRAIVEAFGVAFEAMGADPRDPADVRATIGLPLEQAFGKLLGVPQDDPRVAEGVAQYQKAFRTVILPRAKSLVFPGVAEGLDELRRRGVVLTVATSKFHASADALLTAAGLRDHITVLIGADDVTYPKPHPESGLLILERLDARPEHAVMVGDTTHDLRMAEAAGIASVAVTYGVHQRAELDAARPTYVAETFPEVVAHIIGTLPDSGPSGDTLVEDMLNDRTHHIEFNGHLTNHVKHAVVALAGLGIAPERIKAYHDNYVTLTPYGCPVEPARAPQQTVDDDNWLQLLGKRQDFAAHCEFFDRREQELGMTEMLRRYLPRLLSGWVGALQHATIHLGWALDAGNRRMAIEGIAYLAFAHVDCHPERAVVSEAYGAELPKDSLLRIARYWEDNRQELGAWVQHLVDDTTADIHPELLRSGLQHRIARTLGEGHPRIYETPAWVNDQDTDASWDQLGYLVTLLYLAEPGDFLLLHLMTALHAMRHIADTLPVEQRPEAVKCYWTGILGVLFSRGHFARPGKLTALDDLFDTAVDDVTDPRWAREWNWLIARAAEEEEEHNPKLVYVMREMWHRTGGRSVYRVAAGQFTATPELPATFEQPPVD; encoded by the coding sequence GTGACCCGCGTGGCGATGTTCGACCTGGACGGCACGCTCGTCGACTCGCCGCGGGCGATCGTGGAGGCGTTCGGCGTCGCCTTCGAGGCGATGGGTGCCGACCCCCGGGACCCGGCGGACGTCCGGGCGACCATCGGCCTGCCGCTTGAGCAGGCGTTCGGCAAACTGCTCGGGGTGCCGCAGGACGACCCCCGGGTCGCCGAGGGCGTCGCCCAGTACCAGAAGGCGTTCCGTACGGTCATCCTGCCCCGCGCCAAGTCCCTGGTCTTCCCCGGCGTAGCCGAGGGCCTCGACGAACTGCGCCGCAGGGGAGTCGTCCTGACGGTGGCCACGAGCAAGTTCCACGCCAGCGCCGACGCCCTGCTGACCGCCGCAGGACTGCGCGACCACATCACGGTCCTGATCGGCGCTGACGACGTCACCTACCCCAAACCCCACCCCGAGTCCGGGCTGCTGATCCTCGAACGCCTGGACGCCCGCCCCGAGCACGCCGTCATGGTCGGCGACACCACCCACGACCTGCGGATGGCCGAGGCGGCCGGTATCGCCTCGGTCGCGGTCACCTACGGAGTGCACCAGCGGGCCGAACTGGACGCGGCCCGCCCGACGTACGTCGCCGAGACGTTCCCCGAGGTCGTGGCCCACATCATCGGCACCCTGCCCGACAGCGGCCCGTCCGGCGACACGTTGGTCGAGGACATGCTGAACGACCGTACGCATCACATCGAGTTCAACGGCCACCTCACCAACCACGTGAAGCACGCCGTCGTCGCCCTGGCCGGCCTGGGCATCGCCCCGGAGCGGATCAAGGCCTACCACGACAACTACGTCACCCTCACCCCGTACGGCTGCCCCGTCGAGCCGGCCCGGGCGCCGCAGCAGACCGTCGACGACGACAACTGGCTCCAACTCCTGGGCAAACGCCAGGACTTCGCCGCCCACTGTGAGTTCTTCGACCGCCGCGAGCAGGAACTCGGAATGACGGAGATGCTACGGCGCTATCTGCCCCGTCTGCTCTCCGGCTGGGTCGGCGCCCTCCAGCACGCGACCATCCATCTGGGCTGGGCACTGGACGCCGGTAACCGCCGGATGGCCATCGAGGGCATCGCCTACCTGGCCTTCGCCCACGTCGACTGCCACCCCGAGCGCGCAGTCGTCTCGGAGGCGTACGGCGCGGAGCTGCCGAAGGACTCGCTGCTGCGCATCGCCCGCTACTGGGAGGACAACCGGCAAGAACTGGGCGCCTGGGTGCAGCACCTGGTCGACGACACGACGGCCGACATCCACCCCGAGCTGCTCAGGTCCGGCCTGCAGCACCGGATCGCCCGGACGCTCGGCGAAGGCCACCCCCGGATCTACGAGACCCCCGCCTGGGTCAACGACCAGGACACCGACGCCAGTTGGGACCAGCTCGGCTACCTGGTCACCCTTCTCTACCTGGCCGAACCGGGGGACTTCCTCCTGCTGCACCTCATGACCGCGCTGCACGCCATGCGGCACATCGCGGACACCCTCCCCGTCGAGCAGCGCCCCGAAGCGGTGAAGTGCTACTGGACCGGCATCCTCGGCGTCCTGTTCTCCCGCGGCCACTTCGCCCGCCCCGGAAAGCTGACGGCGCTGGACGACCTCTTCGACACGGCCGTGGACGACGTCACCGACCCGCGCTGGGCCCGCGAGTGGAACTGGCTGATCGCACGAGCCGCGGAGGAGGAGGAAGAGCACAACCCGAAGCTCGTCTACGTGATGCGCGAGATGTGGCACCGCACGGGCGGCCGGTCCGTCTACCGGGTCGCCGCCGGTCAGTTCACCGCGACACCCGAACTGCCCGCCACCTTCGAACAGCCGCCGGTCGACTGA
- a CDS encoding pseudouridine-5'-phosphate glycosidase, translated as MTLPARGHGHRPVPLVFTDEVAAALADGDPVVALESNVITHGLPYPDNAATARKVEEAVRAGGSVPATIGIDGGRILVGMTDADIERFADTPGIPKVSSRDLGAVLASGGMGATTVASSLVAAELAGIAFFSSAGIGGVHRGAETTMDVSSDLIQFTRSKVAVVCAGAKKILDLGLTMEFLETHCVPVISYGYDDFPAFYCRSSGLRAPQRLDDEALIARAVETHWALGNPGGVLVTSPTREEDAIDGQDIEAAIAGALRGAADDGVRGGAVTKYVMRAVDRATEGRSALANMAVLIHTAEVGGRLAAAHARLRREENR; from the coding sequence ATGACGCTCCCCGCACGCGGACACGGACACCGTCCGGTGCCCCTGGTGTTCACCGACGAGGTGGCGGCGGCGCTCGCCGACGGCGACCCGGTGGTGGCCCTGGAGTCGAACGTCATCACCCACGGGCTCCCCTACCCCGACAACGCGGCCACCGCCCGCAAGGTGGAGGAGGCCGTACGGGCCGGCGGCTCGGTGCCCGCCACCATCGGCATCGACGGCGGTCGCATCCTGGTCGGGATGACCGACGCGGACATCGAGCGCTTCGCGGACACACCGGGCATCCCGAAGGTGAGCAGCAGGGACCTCGGGGCCGTCCTCGCCTCGGGCGGTATGGGAGCCACGACCGTCGCGTCCTCGCTGGTCGCGGCGGAACTCGCCGGGATCGCCTTCTTCTCGTCGGCGGGCATCGGCGGCGTCCATCGCGGCGCCGAGACCACCATGGACGTCTCCTCGGACCTGATCCAGTTCACCCGGTCGAAGGTGGCCGTCGTCTGCGCCGGCGCGAAGAAGATCCTCGACCTCGGCCTGACCATGGAGTTCCTGGAGACCCACTGCGTCCCCGTCATCTCGTACGGCTACGACGACTTCCCCGCCTTCTACTGCCGCTCCAGCGGACTGCGCGCGCCGCAACGCCTCGACGACGAGGCCCTGATCGCCCGTGCCGTCGAGACCCACTGGGCCCTGGGCAACCCCGGCGGTGTCCTCGTCACCAGCCCCACCCGGGAGGAGGACGCGATCGACGGGCAGGACATCGAGGCCGCCATCGCCGGGGCCCTGCGCGGCGCCGCCGACGACGGGGTCCGGGGCGGCGCCGTCACGAAGTACGTGATGCGTGCCGTGGACCGCGCCACCGAGGGACGGTCCGCGCTGGCCAACATGGCCGTACTCATCCACACCGCCGAGGTCGGCGGCCGGCTCGCCGCGGCCCACGCCCGGCTCCGACGCGAGGAGAACCGGTGA
- a CDS encoding CynX/NimT family MFS transporter encodes MPKSESNRPASHPDPHISPNASDSAPSTPLTTPLTTSRNTRRLALAALVLAALNLRPGVTSLGPVLEEVRDSLSMSGTTSGVLTSIPAACFALIGSTAPALARRYGAAGAIAVAGAVLTAGLALRPFATDPALFVVLTAVSLAGIAIANVLLPAVVKERFPDRVGAMTGLYSMALNAGASSAAAVTVPLTEAFGGDWRYGLGAWSVLAAMAVPPWLALARRRPPPGPDPVDADAPQQPPPRGPLSRDPTAWALTAYFGLQASSAYIIIGWLPQIFRDSGLSAQTAGLLFSGTSLLGVPLSFALSALAGKLRHQSGIAAAIGVCGLAGFTGLWADPASTPWLWAFLLGVANCSFPLALTMIGMRGRDGASVVRLSGFVQGFGYLLSIPGPVVVGVLYDRSDGWRLPLGFVLLLTLVQIAAGLLAGRNRQIG; translated from the coding sequence ATGCCGAAGAGTGAGTCCAACAGGCCCGCCTCGCACCCCGACCCGCACATCTCCCCGAACGCCTCCGACAGCGCCCCCAGCACCCCCCTCACCACCCCACTCACCACCTCCCGGAACACGCGCCGCCTGGCGCTGGCGGCGCTCGTACTCGCGGCACTGAACCTGCGGCCGGGGGTCACCAGCCTCGGGCCGGTCCTCGAAGAGGTGCGCGACAGCCTGTCCATGAGCGGCACGACGAGCGGGGTCCTCACCTCCATCCCCGCCGCCTGCTTCGCCCTGATCGGCTCCACGGCCCCGGCTCTCGCCCGGCGTTACGGCGCGGCCGGCGCCATCGCCGTCGCCGGAGCGGTACTGACGGCCGGGCTCGCGCTTCGGCCGTTCGCCACCGACCCCGCCCTGTTCGTCGTACTGACCGCCGTGTCGCTCGCCGGCATCGCCATCGCCAACGTGCTGCTCCCGGCCGTCGTCAAAGAGCGCTTCCCCGACCGGGTGGGCGCGATGACCGGCCTGTACTCCATGGCGTTGAACGCCGGCGCCTCGTCCGCCGCCGCCGTGACCGTCCCGCTGACCGAGGCGTTCGGCGGCGACTGGCGGTACGGCCTGGGGGCCTGGTCGGTACTGGCCGCCATGGCCGTGCCTCCCTGGCTGGCCCTCGCCCGCCGCCGGCCACCGCCGGGACCGGACCCGGTGGACGCGGACGCCCCGCAGCAGCCTCCGCCCCGGGGCCCGCTCTCCCGGGATCCCACCGCCTGGGCGCTCACCGCCTACTTCGGGCTACAGGCGAGCTCCGCCTACATCATCATCGGCTGGCTGCCCCAGATCTTCCGCGACTCCGGCCTCTCCGCCCAGACCGCCGGCCTGCTCTTCTCGGGCACCTCGCTGCTCGGCGTGCCCCTCTCCTTCGCCCTGTCGGCCCTGGCCGGGAAGCTGCGGCACCAGAGCGGGATCGCGGCGGCGATCGGCGTGTGCGGCCTGGCCGGATTCACGGGTCTGTGGGCCGATCCGGCATCCACGCCCTGGCTCTGGGCGTTCCTCCTGGGCGTGGCCAACTGCTCCTTCCCGCTGGCCCTGACGATGATCGGCATGCGCGGCCGGGACGGCGCCTCCGTCGTCCGGCTCTCCGGCTTCGTACAGGGCTTCGGCTATCTGCTGTCGATCCCCGGGCCCGTCGTCGTGGGCGTTCTCTACGACCGCTCCGACGGCTGGCGACTGCCCCTTGGCTTCGTCCTGCTGCTGACCCTCGTGCAGATCGCGGCGGGCCTGCTGGCGGGCCGTAATCGCCAGATCGGCTGA
- the serC gene encoding phosphoserine transaminase codes for MAEIQIPADIKPADGRFGAGPSKVRTEALDALAATGSSLLGTSHRQAPVKNLVGKVREGISALFQLPDGYEVVLGNGGSTAFWDVATHGLIENKSQHLTFGEFSSKFAKAAKLAPWLADPTVISSDPGTHPDPRAEAGVDVYAYTHNETSTGVAAPIKRVAGADEGSLVLVDATSGAGGLPVDITETDVYYFAPQKSFAADGGLWLAAFSPAAIERAERVHASGRHIPEFFSLPTAIDNSRKNQTYNTPALATLFLLNEQLEWINGQGGLDWAVRRTATSSRTLYGWAEDVKYANPFVTDPAKRSQVIGTIDFSDEIDAAAVAKVLRANGIVDTEPYRKLGRNQLRVAMFPAIDPADVEALTKCVDYVIEKL; via the coding sequence GTGGCTGAGATCCAGATTCCCGCTGACATCAAGCCCGCCGACGGACGTTTCGGCGCGGGCCCCTCCAAGGTGCGGACGGAAGCGCTGGACGCGCTGGCCGCCACCGGTAGCTCCCTCCTCGGTACCTCCCACCGCCAGGCCCCGGTCAAGAACCTGGTCGGCAAGGTACGCGAGGGCATCTCCGCGCTGTTCCAGCTCCCCGACGGCTACGAGGTCGTCCTCGGCAACGGCGGCTCGACCGCGTTCTGGGACGTCGCGACGCACGGCCTGATCGAGAACAAGTCGCAGCACCTCACCTTCGGTGAGTTCAGCTCGAAGTTCGCGAAGGCCGCCAAGCTCGCCCCCTGGCTCGCCGACCCGACCGTCATCTCCTCGGACCCGGGCACCCACCCGGACCCGCGGGCCGAGGCGGGCGTCGACGTGTACGCCTACACGCACAACGAGACGTCCACCGGTGTCGCCGCCCCCATCAAGCGCGTAGCGGGTGCCGACGAGGGCTCCCTCGTCCTCGTGGACGCCACGTCCGGCGCCGGCGGCCTGCCCGTGGACATCACCGAGACCGACGTCTACTACTTCGCCCCGCAGAAGTCCTTCGCGGCGGACGGCGGCCTCTGGCTCGCCGCGTTCTCCCCGGCCGCGATCGAGCGCGCGGAGCGCGTCCACGCGTCCGGCCGCCACATCCCGGAGTTCTTCTCGCTCCCCACGGCGATCGACAACTCGCGCAAGAACCAGACGTACAACACCCCGGCCCTCGCCACCCTGTTCCTCCTCAACGAGCAGCTGGAGTGGATCAACGGCCAGGGCGGCCTGGACTGGGCGGTCCGCCGCACGGCCACCTCGTCCCGCACGCTGTACGGCTGGGCCGAGGACGTCAAGTACGCGAACCCGTTCGTCACCGACCCGGCGAAGCGCTCGCAGGTCATCGGCACGATCGACTTCTCGGACGAGATCGACGCCGCCGCCGTCGCCAAGGTCCTGCGCGCCAACGGCATCGTCGACACGGAGCCCTACCGCAAGCTCGGCCGCAACCAGCTCCGCGTGGCGATGTTCCCGGCGATCGACCCGGCGGACGTCGAGGCGCTGACGAAGTGCGTCGACTACGTGATCGAGAAGCTCTGA